In the Bradyrhizobium guangzhouense genome, one interval contains:
- the sdhC gene encoding succinate dehydrogenase, cytochrome b556 subunit — protein MTARIERPLSPHMQIYRWTLTMALSIVHRATGIALYVGTLLLVWWLVAAASGPAAYANVQAFTGSIIGRLIVFGYTWALMHHMLSGIRHFVWDLGYGFKANEREALTWGAAIGGIALTVLIWIIAYAIGGGR, from the coding sequence ATGACCGCACGGATCGAACGACCGCTTTCACCACACATGCAAATCTACCGCTGGACGTTGACGATGGCGCTGTCCATCGTCCATCGCGCCACCGGCATCGCCCTTTATGTCGGGACCCTGCTGCTGGTCTGGTGGCTGGTTGCAGCGGCCTCCGGCCCCGCCGCCTACGCCAACGTGCAGGCCTTCACCGGCAGCATCATCGGCCGGCTGATCGTGTTCGGCTACACTTGGGCGCTGATGCACCATATGCTGAGCGGCATCCGGCACTTCGTGTGGGATCTCGGCTACGGCTTCAAGGCCAATGAGCGCGAGGCGCTGACCTGGGGCGCCGCGATCGGCGGCATCGCCCTGACGGTGCTGATCTGGATCATCGCCTACGCGATCGGAGGTGGACGATGA
- a CDS encoding sulfite exporter TauE/SafE family protein — MIAGLDIKELVELALLLIAVGALSGFLAGVFGIGGGAILVPVFYECFRIAGVPLEVRMPLCVGTSLAVIIPTSIRSFQAHYKRGAVDMSILRVWWLPIVVGVVAGSVVARYAPERLFKIVFVAVAYSASARLIFGRESWKLGDDLPKGPLMRVYGFCVGILSTLMGIGGGLFSNLLMTFYGRPIHQAVATSSALAVLISIPGALGYVYAGWPAAATYPSVVALQIPFALGYVSLIGAVLVMPMSLVTAPLGVRAAHAMSKRTLEVAFGCYLFIVGSRFVMSLVGGQ; from the coding sequence ATGATCGCAGGTCTTGATATCAAGGAGCTCGTCGAGCTCGCGCTGCTGCTGATCGCGGTCGGTGCGCTCTCCGGCTTTCTCGCCGGCGTGTTCGGCATCGGCGGCGGCGCGATTCTCGTGCCGGTGTTTTACGAATGCTTCCGCATCGCCGGCGTGCCGCTCGAGGTGCGCATGCCGCTCTGCGTCGGCACCTCGCTCGCGGTGATCATTCCGACCTCGATCCGTTCGTTCCAGGCGCATTACAAACGCGGCGCGGTCGACATGTCGATCCTGCGCGTCTGGTGGCTGCCGATCGTCGTCGGCGTCGTCGCGGGAAGCGTCGTCGCGCGCTACGCGCCGGAGCGCCTGTTCAAGATCGTCTTCGTCGCCGTCGCCTATTCCGCTTCAGCGCGCCTCATCTTCGGACGCGAGAGCTGGAAGCTCGGCGATGACCTGCCGAAGGGCCCGTTGATGCGCGTCTACGGCTTTTGCGTCGGCATCCTGTCGACGCTGATGGGCATCGGCGGCGGTCTGTTTTCCAACCTGCTGATGACGTTCTACGGCCGACCAATCCATCAGGCCGTCGCGACCTCATCGGCGCTCGCCGTGCTGATCTCGATCCCCGGCGCACTCGGCTACGTCTATGCCGGCTGGCCGGCGGCCGCGACGTATCCGTCCGTTGTGGCCCTGCAAATCCCGTTCGCACTCGGCTACGTCTCGCTGATCGGCGCCGTGCTGGTGATGCCGATGAGCCTCGTCACCGCACCGCTCGGCGTGCGCGCCGCGCATGCGATGTCGAAGCGCACGCTGGAGGTCGCGTTCGGGTGCTATCTGTTTATCGTCGGAAGCCGATTTGTGATGAGCCTGGTCGGCGGGCAGTAA
- a CDS encoding malonate--CoA ligase → MNHAANANLFSRLFDGLDDPKRLAIETQDGAHISYGDLIARAGQMANVLVARGVKPGDRVAVQVEKSVANIVLYLGTVRAGAVYLPLNTAYTLNELDYFIGDAEPALVVCDPSKAEGLAPVAAKVKARVETLGADGRGSLTDAAAKASSDFATVPRENDDLAAILYTSGTTGRSKGAMLSHDNLASNSLSLVGYWRFTDKDVLIHALPIYHTHGLFVATNVTLFARASMIFLPKLDPELIIKLMARATVLMGVPTFYTRLLQNPSLSKETTRHMRLFISGSAPLLAETHREWSARTGHAVLERYGMTETNMNTSNPYDGERVPGAVGFPLPGVSVRVTEPETGKELQREEVGMIEVKGPNVFKGYWRMPEKTKSEFRPDGFFITGDLGKIDDKGYVHILGRGKDLVISGGFNVYPKEIETEIDAMPGVIESAVIGVPHADFGEGVTAVLVCNKGADVTEAAVLKALDGRIAKFKMPKRVFVVDELPRNTMGKVQKNVLRDTYKDIYAKK, encoded by the coding sequence ATGAACCACGCAGCCAACGCCAATCTGTTTTCCCGCCTGTTCGACGGCCTCGACGATCCCAAACGTCTTGCGATCGAGACCCAGGACGGCGCCCATATCAGCTATGGCGATCTGATTGCGCGGGCGGGCCAAATGGCGAATGTGCTGGTCGCGCGCGGCGTGAAGCCCGGCGATCGCGTCGCGGTGCAGGTCGAGAAGTCGGTCGCCAACATCGTGCTCTATCTCGGCACGGTCAGGGCCGGCGCGGTCTATCTGCCGCTGAACACCGCCTATACGCTGAACGAGCTCGACTACTTCATCGGCGATGCCGAGCCGGCGCTGGTGGTCTGCGATCCCTCCAAGGCCGAAGGGCTCGCCCCTGTCGCCGCCAAGGTGAAGGCCAGGGTCGAGACGCTCGGCGCTGACGGCAGGGGCTCGCTGACCGACGCTGCCGCCAAGGCGAGCAGCGACTTTGCCACCGTGCCGCGCGAAAACGACGACCTCGCAGCGATCCTCTACACATCAGGGACGACAGGCCGCTCCAAGGGCGCGATGCTCAGTCACGACAATCTCGCGTCGAACTCGCTCTCGCTCGTCGGCTATTGGCGCTTCACCGACAAGGACGTGCTGATCCACGCGCTGCCGATCTATCACACCCACGGCCTGTTCGTGGCGACCAACGTCACGCTGTTTGCGCGGGCCTCGATGATCTTCCTGCCGAAGCTCGATCCGGAATTGATCATCAAGCTGATGGCGCGCGCGACCGTGCTGATGGGCGTGCCGACCTTCTACACGCGTCTGCTGCAGAATCCTTCGCTCTCGAAGGAGACGACCAGGCACATGCGGCTGTTCATCTCCGGCTCGGCGCCTCTCCTGGCTGAAACCCACCGCGAATGGTCCGCACGCACCGGGCACGCCGTGCTCGAGCGCTACGGCATGACCGAAACCAACATGAACACGTCGAACCCCTATGACGGCGAGCGCGTCCCCGGCGCGGTCGGCTTCCCGCTGCCCGGCGTCTCCGTGCGCGTGACCGAGCCCGAGACGGGCAAGGAATTGCAGCGTGAGGAAGTCGGCATGATCGAAGTGAAGGGCCCGAACGTCTTCAAAGGCTACTGGCGCATGCCCGAAAAGACCAAGTCGGAATTTCGGCCCGACGGCTTCTTCATCACCGGCGATCTCGGCAAGATCGACGACAAGGGCTACGTCCACATTCTCGGCCGCGGCAAGGACCTGGTGATCTCAGGCGGCTTCAACGTTTACCCCAAGGAAATCGAGACCGAGATCGACGCCATGCCCGGCGTGATCGAATCCGCCGTGATCGGCGTGCCGCATGCCGATTTCGGCGAGGGCGTCACGGCCGTGCTGGTCTGCAACAAGGGCGCCGACGTGACCGAAGCGGCGGTGCTGAAGGCGCTCGACGGCCGCATCGCAAAATTCAAAATGCCCAAGCGGGTGTTCGTGGTCGACGAACTGCCGCGGAACACGATGGGCAAGGTGCAGAAGAACGTGCTGCGGGACACGTATAAGGATATTTACGCGAAGAAATAG
- a CDS encoding SDR family oxidoreductase, with protein MAKNGKRVAWVTGAGSGIGEAGAEALAADGWIVVASGRRKDALEAVVAKITKAGGTAEAIALDVSNAAAAQKAADQIVAKHGRIDLLVNNAGINVPKRSWKDMELEGWDKLVQVNLNGVLYCMRAVLPTMRKQQDGSIINVSSWAGRHVSKMPGPAYTTTKHAVLALTHSFNMDECVNGLRACCLMPGEVATPILKLRPVVPSEEEQAKMLQPEDLGRTIAFIASMPPRVCINELLISPTHNRGFIQTPLSRD; from the coding sequence ATGGCAAAAAACGGGAAACGCGTGGCCTGGGTGACGGGCGCAGGCAGCGGGATCGGGGAGGCCGGCGCCGAGGCGCTGGCGGCCGACGGCTGGATCGTGGTGGCCTCGGGCCGCCGCAAGGACGCCCTGGAGGCCGTGGTGGCCAAGATCACCAAGGCTGGCGGGACGGCCGAGGCCATTGCGCTCGACGTGTCCAACGCGGCTGCGGCCCAGAAGGCCGCCGATCAGATCGTCGCCAAGCATGGTCGGATCGACCTGCTGGTGAACAATGCCGGCATCAATGTCCCGAAGCGGAGCTGGAAGGACATGGAACTGGAGGGCTGGGACAAGCTGGTCCAGGTCAATCTCAACGGCGTGCTCTATTGCATGCGCGCGGTGCTGCCGACGATGCGCAAGCAGCAGGACGGCTCGATCATCAACGTCTCGTCCTGGGCCGGCCGTCACGTCTCGAAAATGCCGGGCCCGGCCTACACGACCACCAAGCACGCGGTGCTGGCGCTGACCCATTCCTTCAACATGGACGAATGCGTCAATGGCCTGCGCGCCTGCTGCCTGATGCCGGGCGAGGTGGCCACCCCGATCCTGAAGCTGCGCCCGGTGGTGCCGAGCGAGGAAGAGCAGGCGAAGATGCTGCAACCCGAAGATCTCGGCCGCACCATCGCGTTCATCGCGTCGATGCCGCCGCGCGTCTGCATCAACGAGCTCCTGATCAGCCCGACGCATAATCGCGGATTCATTCAGACACCGTTGAGCAGGGATTGA
- a CDS encoding fasciclin domain-containing protein — protein MSKRIAYLTAAAFSALAITASVIAPARAEEKTVMVGGAAMFPSKNIVQNAVNSKDHTTLVAAVKAAGLVPTLEGKGPFTVFAPTNAAFSKLPAGTVDTLVKPENKATLTKILTYHVVPGKLEASDLTDGKKLKTVEGEELTVKKQDGKVWIVDAKGGTSMVTISNVNQSNGVIHVVDTVLMPAT, from the coding sequence ATGTCGAAGCGCATTGCCTATCTCACCGCTGCTGCCTTCAGCGCGCTGGCCATCACCGCATCAGTCATCGCGCCCGCTCGCGCCGAAGAAAAGACCGTCATGGTCGGCGGCGCCGCGATGTTCCCGTCGAAGAACATCGTCCAGAACGCCGTCAATTCGAAGGACCACACCACGCTGGTGGCGGCCGTGAAGGCGGCCGGCCTGGTGCCGACCTTGGAAGGCAAGGGCCCGTTCACGGTGTTCGCGCCGACCAACGCCGCCTTCAGCAAGCTGCCGGCCGGCACCGTCGACACCCTGGTCAAGCCCGAGAACAAGGCAACCCTGACCAAGATCCTCACCTACCATGTGGTGCCGGGCAAGCTCGAGGCCTCCGACCTCACCGACGGCAAGAAGCTGAAGACCGTCGAGGGCGAGGAACTCACCGTCAAGAAGCAGGACGGCAAGGTCTGGATCGTCGACGCCAAGGGCGGCACCTCGATGGTGACGATCTCCAACGTCAACCAGTCGAACGGCGTGATCCATGTGGTCGACACCGTGCTGATGCCGGCGACGTAA
- a CDS encoding cytochrome b/b6 domain-containing protein, translating into MSSLTVTDEQISASRPKVIQPAWVRVMHWTNAVAMILMILSGWQIYNASPLFGFSFPRDYTLGGWLGGALLWHFAAMWLLMVNGLAYLITGLASGRFRKKLLPITPSGVLHDVRAALTFKLAHDDLTVYNYVQRLLYAGIIVVGVLIVLSGLSIWKPVQLYYLVKLFGDYPTARYVHFFCMAAICAFLVIHVLLALLVPKSLRAMIIGR; encoded by the coding sequence ATGTCGAGCCTTACCGTGACCGACGAGCAGATCAGCGCCAGCAGGCCCAAGGTGATCCAGCCGGCCTGGGTCCGTGTCATGCACTGGACCAATGCGGTCGCGATGATCCTGATGATCCTGTCGGGCTGGCAGATCTACAATGCCTCGCCGCTGTTCGGCTTCAGTTTTCCGCGCGACTATACGCTGGGCGGCTGGCTCGGCGGCGCGCTGCTCTGGCACTTTGCAGCGATGTGGCTGTTGATGGTTAACGGCCTCGCCTATCTCATCACGGGTCTCGCATCCGGCCGCTTCCGGAAAAAGCTGCTGCCGATCACGCCTTCAGGCGTGCTCCACGACGTCAGGGCGGCGCTCACCTTCAAGCTCGCGCATGACGATCTCACCGTCTACAATTACGTGCAGCGCCTGCTCTATGCCGGCATCATCGTCGTCGGCGTGCTGATCGTGCTGTCGGGCCTGTCGATCTGGAAGCCGGTGCAGCTGTATTATCTGGTCAAGCTGTTCGGCGATTATCCGACCGCGCGCTACGTGCATTTCTTCTGCATGGCCGCGATCTGCGCGTTCCTCGTCATTCACGTGCTGCTTGCGCTGCTGGTACCGAAGAGCCTGCGCGCGATGATCATCGGTCGCTGA
- a CDS encoding molybdopterin-binding protein translates to MAKRSFLIPGVDKRLLIKDSLKVMPDLTRRRFIAGGASLGALTLLTGCDVVDSSSADALLARVSKFNDAVQDFIFNPDALAPTFPESAITKPFPFNAYYDLDDAPDVSAADWKLEVRGLVDNKKSWTLDELYKLPQFTQITRHICVEGWSAIGSWTGTPLRDFLKLVGADTRAKYVWFQCADKDGYNSPLDMRTALHPQTQMTFKYANEILPRAYGFPMKIRVPTKLGFKNPKYVVSMEVTNDYKGGYWEDQGYNSFSGS, encoded by the coding sequence ATGGCCAAGCGTTCATTTCTGATCCCCGGCGTCGACAAGCGTCTGCTGATCAAGGACTCCCTCAAGGTGATGCCCGATCTCACCCGCCGCCGCTTCATCGCCGGCGGCGCCAGCCTCGGCGCGCTGACCTTGCTCACCGGCTGCGATGTGGTCGATTCCTCCTCGGCGGATGCGTTGCTCGCGAGGGTCTCGAAATTCAACGACGCCGTGCAGGACTTCATCTTCAATCCCGACGCGCTGGCGCCGACGTTTCCCGAGAGCGCGATTACAAAGCCGTTCCCGTTCAATGCCTATTACGATCTCGACGATGCGCCCGATGTCTCGGCCGCGGATTGGAAGCTCGAGGTGCGCGGCCTGGTCGACAACAAGAAGTCATGGACGCTGGACGAGCTCTACAAGCTGCCGCAGTTCACGCAAATCACCCGCCACATCTGCGTCGAAGGCTGGAGCGCGATCGGCAGCTGGACCGGCACGCCCTTGCGCGATTTCCTCAAGCTCGTCGGCGCCGACACGCGCGCCAAATACGTCTGGTTCCAGTGCGCCGACAAGGACGGCTACAATTCGCCCCTGGACATGCGCACCGCGCTGCATCCGCAGACGCAGATGACGTTCAAATATGCCAACGAGATCCTGCCGCGCGCCTACGGCTTCCCGATGAAAATTCGCGTGCCGACCAAGCTCGGCTTCAAGAACCCGAAATACGTGGTCTCGATGGAAGTCACCAACGACTACAAGGGCGGCTATTGGGAAGACCAGGGCTACAATTCGTTTAGCGGGAGCTAG
- a CDS encoding YbfB/YjiJ family MFS transporter yields the protein MLAPDRPPVAQPARLILTLSLAATVGLGIGRFAYALVLPDMREDLGWTYSAAGFMNTINAVGYLVGALLASRLIQRVGWSAAIRGGTVACVAALATCALTGNFIALSLARLVLGLGAAAGFVAGGALAATIAQSRPERANFLLSLFYAGPGIGILASGLIAPFTLQHFGPGSWWIVWWAMTLLSAAMTVPLFMVRIESGARFSEGSHGAFAILPVLIYLAAYFLFGAGYIAYMTFMIAYVRDGGGGAAAQAAFWGLIGMSAFVTPWAWRRVLALDRGGLATAIILGTNALGAALPILGHSPAWLGISAVVFGVAFFAVVGSTTAFVRFNYPPEMWPTAIAAMTISFGVGQTLGPIVVGAITDALGSLSYALNVSAALLALGAVLALLQRKVPKSSVP from the coding sequence TTGCTCGCCCCTGACCGCCCACCCGTCGCGCAGCCCGCGCGGCTGATCCTGACCCTGTCGCTGGCCGCAACCGTCGGGCTCGGCATCGGCCGCTTTGCCTATGCGCTGGTGCTGCCCGATATGCGGGAGGACCTCGGCTGGACCTACTCGGCGGCGGGTTTCATGAACACCATCAACGCCGTCGGCTACCTCGTCGGCGCCCTGCTGGCGTCGCGGCTGATCCAGCGCGTCGGCTGGTCGGCCGCGATCCGCGGTGGAACCGTCGCCTGCGTCGCCGCGCTTGCCACCTGCGCACTGACGGGGAATTTCATCGCGCTGAGCCTCGCCCGCCTCGTGCTGGGCCTGGGCGCGGCAGCCGGCTTCGTTGCCGGCGGCGCGCTGGCGGCGACCATCGCGCAGTCGCGCCCCGAACGGGCCAATTTCCTGCTGAGTCTCTTCTATGCCGGACCCGGCATCGGCATTCTCGCCTCCGGGCTGATCGCGCCATTCACGCTGCAGCATTTCGGCCCGGGCTCATGGTGGATCGTGTGGTGGGCGATGACACTGTTGTCGGCGGCGATGACCGTGCCGCTGTTCATGGTCCGCATCGAGAGCGGCGCGCGGTTTTCCGAAGGCAGCCACGGCGCCTTCGCGATTCTTCCCGTGCTGATCTATCTCGCCGCCTACTTCCTGTTCGGCGCCGGCTACATCGCCTACATGACGTTCATGATCGCCTATGTGCGCGACGGTGGCGGCGGAGCCGCGGCGCAGGCCGCATTCTGGGGCCTGATCGGCATGAGCGCCTTCGTCACGCCGTGGGCCTGGCGCCGCGTGCTGGCGCTCGACCGCGGCGGTCTCGCCACCGCGATCATCCTCGGTACCAACGCGCTCGGTGCGGCCTTGCCGATCCTCGGCCATTCGCCGGCCTGGCTCGGAATCTCGGCGGTGGTGTTCGGCGTCGCCTTCTTCGCCGTGGTCGGCTCGACCACCGCCTTCGTGCGCTTCAACTATCCGCCGGAGATGTGGCCGACCGCGATCGCGGCGATGACGATCTCGTTCGGCGTCGGCCAGACGCTGGGGCCGATCGTGGTCGGCGCGATCACCGATGCGCTGGGGAGCCTGAGCTACGCGCTCAATGTCTCGGCGGCGCTGCTGGCGCTGGGGGCGGTGCTGGCGTTGCTGCAGCGGAAGGTGCCGAAGAGTTCGGTGCCGTAG
- the leuB gene encoding 3-isopropylmalate dehydrogenase, with the protein MATHKLLLLPGDGIGPEVMGEVKRLIDWLNSAGIAKFETDTGLVGGSAYDAHKVSISEGDMAKAMAADAIIFGAVGGPKWDAVPYEVRPEAGLLRLRKDLALFANLRPAVCYPALADASSLKREAVEGLDIVIVRELTGGVYFGEPKTITDLGNGQKRAIDTQVYDSYEIERIGRVAFELARKRKNKVTSMEKRNVMKSGVLWNEVMTAVHKREYPDVTLEHQLADSGGMMLVKAPKQFDVIVTDNLFGDMLSDIAAMLTGSLGMLPSASLGEVDVKSKKRKALYEPVHGSAPDIAGQGLANPIAMISSFGMALRYSFDMGALADKVDAAIAAVLASGLRTADIKSEGTTAASTTQMGEAILKELQKLHA; encoded by the coding sequence ATGGCGACCCACAAATTGCTGCTGCTCCCCGGCGACGGTATCGGCCCCGAGGTGATGGGCGAGGTGAAGCGGCTGATCGATTGGCTCAATAGCGCGGGAATCGCCAAATTCGAGACCGATACCGGCCTGGTCGGCGGCTCCGCCTATGACGCCCACAAGGTGTCGATCTCCGAGGGCGACATGGCCAAGGCGATGGCTGCCGACGCCATCATCTTCGGCGCGGTCGGCGGCCCGAAATGGGACGCGGTGCCTTACGAGGTGCGCCCCGAAGCCGGCCTCCTGCGCCTGCGCAAGGATCTCGCTTTGTTCGCCAACCTTCGCCCCGCCGTCTGCTATCCCGCGCTGGCCGATGCCTCGAGCCTGAAGCGCGAGGCGGTCGAGGGCCTCGACATCGTCATCGTGCGCGAGCTCACCGGCGGCGTCTATTTCGGCGAGCCCAAGACCATCACCGATCTCGGCAACGGCCAGAAGCGCGCCATCGATACCCAGGTCTACGACAGCTATGAGATCGAGCGCATCGGCCGCGTCGCCTTCGAGCTTGCCCGGAAGCGCAAGAACAAGGTGACGTCGATGGAGAAGCGCAACGTGATGAAGTCGGGCGTGCTCTGGAACGAGGTCATGACCGCGGTCCACAAGCGCGAATATCCTGATGTCACGCTCGAGCATCAGCTCGCCGATTCCGGCGGTATGATGCTGGTGAAGGCGCCGAAGCAGTTCGACGTCATCGTCACCGACAATCTGTTCGGCGACATGCTGTCCGACATCGCGGCGATGCTCACCGGCTCGCTCGGCATGCTGCCTTCGGCCTCGCTCGGCGAAGTCGACGTCAAGAGCAAGAAGCGCAAGGCCTTGTACGAGCCCGTGCACGGCTCGGCGCCCGACATTGCAGGCCAAGGCCTCGCCAATCCGATCGCGATGATCTCGTCCTTCGGCATGGCGCTGCGCTATTCCTTCGACATGGGCGCGCTCGCCGACAAGGTCGACGCCGCGATCGCGGCGGTGCTCGCCAGCGGTCTGCGCACCGCCGACATCAAGTCGGAAGGCACCACCGCCGCCTCGACCACGCAGATGGGCGAAGCGATTCTGAAGGAATTGCAGAAGCTGCACGCGTAA
- a CDS encoding DapH/DapD/GlmU-related protein yields the protein MDASPRPKIAETFIHETVRQREARIGRRCEILGHTRIEYASLGDYSYLGENCDVADAVIGKFTAIANSVRIGAPNHPMGRASQHRFTYVPEYYEASASRDRDFFADRRGDRVIVGNDVWIGHAAILLPGVTVGDGAVIGAGAVVSRDVAPYTIVGGVPARPIRKRFDDSVAASLQRIAWWEWPDELIFERLADFRAEAIEEFCRRYDPAANA from the coding sequence ATGGATGCATCGCCCCGCCCCAAGATCGCGGAAACCTTCATCCATGAAACGGTGCGCCAGCGCGAGGCGCGGATCGGGCGGCGCTGCGAGATCCTCGGCCATACCCGCATCGAATATGCCTCGCTCGGCGATTACTCCTATCTCGGCGAAAACTGCGACGTCGCCGACGCCGTGATCGGCAAGTTCACCGCCATCGCCAATTCGGTACGGATCGGCGCGCCCAATCATCCGATGGGCCGCGCCTCGCAGCATCGCTTCACCTATGTCCCCGAATATTACGAGGCGAGCGCGAGCCGCGACCGCGACTTCTTCGCCGATCGCCGCGGCGACCGCGTCATCGTCGGCAATGACGTCTGGATCGGCCACGCCGCGATCCTGCTGCCCGGCGTCACGGTCGGCGATGGTGCGGTGATCGGCGCCGGCGCGGTCGTCAGCCGCGATGTCGCGCCCTACACCATCGTCGGTGGCGTTCCCGCGCGCCCCATCCGCAAGCGCTTCGATGATTCGGTTGCCGCAAGCCTGCAGCGGATCGCCTGGTGGGAGTGGCCGGACGAGCTCATCTTCGAGCGCCTGGCCGATTTTCGCGCCGAAGCGATCGAGGAGTTTTGCCGGCGATATGACCCGGCCGCGAATGCGTAA
- a CDS encoding aspartate-semialdehyde dehydrogenase, with the protein MGYKVAVVGATGNVGREMLNILDERKFPADEVVALASRRSVGVEVSYGDRTLKVKALEHYDFSDVDICLMSAGGSVSKEWSPKIGAAGAVVIDNSSAWRMDPDVPLIVPEVNAAATEGFKKKNIIANPNCSTAQLVVALKPLHDKATIKRVVVSTYQSVSGAGKDAMDELFSQTKAVYTNSELIANKFPKRIAFNVIPHIDVFMEDGYTKEEWKMMAETKKILDPKIKLTATCVRVPVFVGHSEAVNIEFENPISADEARNILRVAPGCLVIDKQEPGGYATPYEAAGEDATYISRIREDATVENGLVLWCVSDNLRKGAALNAIQIAEVLINRKLISAKKQAA; encoded by the coding sequence ATGGGTTACAAAGTCGCAGTCGTCGGCGCGACCGGCAATGTCGGACGGGAAATGCTCAACATCCTGGATGAGCGCAAATTTCCCGCGGACGAGGTCGTGGCCCTGGCGTCACGCCGCAGCGTCGGCGTCGAGGTCTCCTATGGCGACCGCACCCTGAAGGTCAAGGCGCTCGAGCACTACGACTTCTCCGACGTCGATATCTGCCTGATGTCGGCGGGCGGCTCGGTGTCGAAGGAATGGTCGCCGAAGATCGGCGCCGCCGGCGCCGTTGTGATCGACAATTCCTCGGCCTGGCGCATGGATCCGGACGTGCCGCTGATCGTGCCCGAGGTCAACGCGGCCGCGACCGAAGGCTTCAAGAAGAAGAACATCATCGCCAACCCGAACTGCTCGACCGCGCAGCTCGTGGTCGCGCTCAAGCCGCTGCACGACAAGGCCACCATCAAGCGCGTCGTGGTCTCGACCTATCAATCGGTGTCGGGCGCCGGCAAGGATGCGATGGACGAGTTGTTCTCGCAGACCAAGGCCGTCTACACCAACAGCGAGTTGATCGCGAACAAGTTCCCCAAGCGCATCGCCTTCAACGTCATCCCCCACATCGACGTCTTCATGGAGGACGGCTACACCAAGGAAGAGTGGAAGATGATGGCGGAGACCAAGAAGATCCTTGATCCCAAGATCAAGCTCACCGCCACCTGCGTGCGCGTGCCCGTCTTCGTCGGCCACTCCGAGGCCGTCAACATCGAGTTCGAGAATCCGATCAGCGCCGATGAAGCGCGCAACATCCTGCGCGTGGCGCCCGGCTGTCTCGTCATCGACAAGCAGGAGCCCGGCGGCTACGCCACGCCGTATGAGGCGGCCGGTGAGGACGCGACCTATATCAGCCGCATCCGCGAGGACGCGACGGTGGAGAACGGCCTCGTGCTGTGGTGCGTGTCCGACAACCTGCGCAAGGGCGCCGCGCTGAACGCGATCCAGATCGCGGAAGTCCTGATCAACCGCAAGCTGATCAGCGCGAAGAAGCAGGCGGCGTAA